The Candidatus Methylomirabilis lanthanidiphila genome includes a window with the following:
- a CDS encoding DNA polymerase I produces the protein MAGRSLFLIDGSSYLFRAYHALPPLSNNEGVPTGAVYGFTNMLLKIIRDERPDGVVVVFDSAGPTERHQRYADYKANRGQMPDELSRQLPYIYRVVDAMRIPLLMQQGQEADDLIGSLARQAATRDLYVTIATSDKDMLQLVGPGIRVYDSMKETVYDEPEVLTRFGVPPSQVVEVMGLMGDPIDNIPGVRGIGEKTARSLIQQFGSIEELVARLHEVKSAKVREILGRQVEQARLSRELARLRTDLQVDVDLEQLTLQPLDHPALQALFRELGFTGLQRAFTPVTSQSALRIIVVDCEEEIGEAANDLLAAERVAIAIAHDDDEQTDRALYGVAFCKEPDTALCFSSGPATGAYLERLRPVLSSESPAKIGHDLKRTMVALGRNGAVLRGLAFDTMVASYLLNPNRSDHSLTTVALEQLSVASASESSAKERRDRREETLRRAVEEAHLAWLLKEVLRSRLEQSGLLPLFETIEMPLIEVLASMEEVGFRVDVDQIEELGKELEGQLSRLESRIFALAGDRFNINSPKQLADVLFQRLKLQPLKRTKTGYSTNMEVLQRLAMTHELPAEVLNYRSLAKLKSTYVDVLLRLADRVSGRIHTSFNQTVTATGRLSSSEPNLQNIPVRTEVGRRIRQAFVASEGHRLLSADYSQIELRILADLSRDQALIVAFTAGADVHRSTAAEIFGVQPEEVTAEMRQRAKVINFGIVYGMSPFGLASELAMSQEEAGQYIDRYFRIYHGVKAFIDRTIRETAERGFVTTLWGRRRAIPELRSSEQTVRQLGERLAVNTPIQGSAADLIKIAMIAIFKRLRSEQLGTRMILQIHDELLFEVPEAELEVAKRVATEEMERAATLSVPLKVDLGIGVSWAEAHA, from the coding sequence ATGGCGGGCAGATCACTCTTTCTGATCGACGGTAGTTCCTACCTGTTTCGGGCCTACCACGCGCTTCCACCCCTCAGCAACAACGAGGGGGTTCCGACCGGAGCGGTATATGGTTTCACCAACATGCTGTTGAAGATCATCCGGGACGAGCGCCCGGATGGCGTCGTCGTCGTCTTTGATTCCGCGGGGCCAACCGAACGACATCAGCGATACGCTGACTACAAGGCCAATCGCGGTCAGATGCCGGACGAACTGAGCCGTCAGCTTCCGTACATCTATCGAGTGGTGGACGCGATGAGAATTCCGCTCCTGATGCAACAGGGACAGGAGGCGGACGATCTGATCGGCTCGCTGGCACGACAGGCGGCGACGCGGGATTTGTACGTGACCATTGCGACGAGCGATAAGGACATGCTCCAACTGGTCGGGCCAGGGATCCGGGTCTACGATTCGATGAAGGAGACGGTGTACGACGAACCGGAGGTCCTGACGCGCTTCGGCGTGCCCCCAAGTCAGGTCGTGGAGGTGATGGGGCTGATGGGCGACCCGATCGACAACATCCCTGGTGTGCGCGGCATTGGGGAGAAGACCGCCAGGAGCCTGATCCAGCAGTTCGGAAGCATTGAAGAGTTGGTTGCACGTCTGCATGAGGTCAAGTCTGCGAAGGTCCGGGAGATTCTGGGGCGCCAGGTCGAGCAGGCCCGCCTCAGCCGGGAGTTGGCCCGACTCAGGACCGATCTCCAGGTAGATGTAGACCTGGAACAGTTGACGCTGCAGCCGCTCGATCATCCCGCCCTGCAGGCCCTCTTTCGAGAGCTGGGGTTTACGGGGCTCCAGCGGGCATTTACCCCTGTGACGTCCCAGAGCGCGCTCCGCATCATTGTTGTTGATTGCGAGGAAGAGATCGGTGAGGCTGCCAACGATCTCCTGGCCGCCGAGCGTGTGGCCATCGCCATCGCGCATGATGACGACGAGCAGACCGATCGAGCGCTCTATGGCGTGGCCTTCTGTAAAGAGCCTGATACGGCTCTCTGCTTTTCTTCCGGACCGGCGACCGGCGCCTATCTTGAGCGCCTGCGCCCTGTCTTATCGAGCGAGTCACCCGCGAAGATCGGCCACGACCTGAAGCGTACCATGGTCGCCCTCGGAAGGAATGGCGCCGTCCTGAGAGGACTGGCCTTCGACACCATGGTAGCGTCCTATCTCCTGAACCCGAACCGATCAGATCACTCGCTGACGACTGTCGCGCTGGAGCAGTTGAGTGTGGCCTCTGCATCGGAGTCCAGCGCCAAAGAGAGGAGGGACAGGCGAGAGGAGACTCTAAGACGGGCAGTTGAGGAGGCGCACCTTGCGTGGCTACTCAAGGAGGTGTTGCGATCGCGGCTGGAGCAATCGGGGCTGCTGCCGTTATTTGAAACGATCGAGATGCCGTTGATCGAGGTGTTGGCCTCGATGGAGGAGGTCGGATTCAGGGTGGATGTCGATCAGATCGAGGAACTGGGCAAGGAGCTGGAAGGCCAGCTCAGCCGGCTCGAGTCGCGCATCTTCGCCCTCGCGGGCGATCGCTTCAACATCAATTCGCCCAAGCAGTTGGCGGACGTGCTGTTCCAGCGATTGAAGCTCCAGCCGCTGAAGCGAACCAAGACCGGCTACTCCACCAATATGGAGGTGCTGCAGCGGCTGGCCATGACGCACGAGCTGCCCGCCGAGGTCCTGAATTACCGGAGCCTCGCGAAACTCAAATCGACCTATGTCGATGTGCTGCTTCGGCTTGCGGACCGCGTGAGCGGCCGAATCCATACATCGTTCAACCAGACGGTGACGGCCACCGGACGCCTGAGTTCCAGCGAGCCGAACCTCCAGAATATCCCTGTTCGCACCGAGGTCGGGCGGCGGATTCGCCAGGCGTTCGTTGCCTCAGAGGGCCATCGGCTCCTGTCGGCCGACTATTCACAGATCGAGCTGCGTATCCTGGCGGACCTCTCCAGGGACCAGGCGTTGATCGTCGCCTTTACGGCAGGCGCCGATGTGCACCGCAGCACTGCCGCCGAGATTTTCGGGGTACAGCCGGAGGAGGTAACGGCGGAGATGCGGCAGCGGGCCAAGGTGATCAACTTCGGCATTGTCTACGGGATGAGTCCCTTCGGCCTGGCTTCGGAACTCGCAATGTCGCAGGAGGAGGCGGGCCAATACATCGATCGCTATTTCCGGATCTATCACGGGGTCAAGGCGTTTATCGACCGAACGATTCGCGAGACTGCGGAGCGCGGCTTCGTGACCACACTCTGGGGGCGCCGTCGCGCGATTCCGGAGCTGAGAAGCTCCGAGCAGACAGTTCGACAGCTCGGGGAGCGGTTGGCGGTCAATACGCCGATCCAGGGATCGGCCGCAGACCTCATCAAGATTGCGATGATCGCTATCTTCAAACGCCTGAGGTCGGAGCAGTTGGGGACCAGGATGATTTTGCAGATTCACGATGAGTTGCTGTTCGAGGTGCCCGAGGCCGAGTTGGAGGTCGCCAAGCGGGTCGCTACCGAAGAGA
- a CDS encoding molecular chaperone DnaJ, giving the protein MSKRDYYEVLGVDRDAGPDEIKRAYRRLAHKYHPDKNAGDKTSEEQFKEATEAYEILNNAEKRAAYDRFGVTGERSGFGGVGEAGFGSVFEDLFEGFFGGSARRAASRGADLRYNLEISLEEAIHGVEKEITIPRLEPCGACKGSGAKPGTSPIACRSCRGSGQVRYSQGFLTISQTCSACRGEGRVIEHRCRDCRGTGRSRSERSLTVKIPAGVETGIRLKLTGEGEAGPHWGDRGDLYVVITVKEHSLFARHGDDLYCEVPVTFVQAALGTELEIPTFFGMTTIKIPSGTQPGTEFRIRGKGVPHLRGHDQGDLVVKVVVEVPKRLTAKQRELLETYAALEDGNGSPLVESFFDKVKSLFG; this is encoded by the coding sequence ATGAGCAAGCGCGACTACTACGAAGTGCTTGGGGTAGATCGGGACGCTGGTCCCGACGAGATCAAACGGGCCTACCGCCGGCTGGCCCACAAGTATCATCCGGATAAGAACGCAGGCGACAAGACGTCGGAAGAGCAGTTTAAGGAAGCGACCGAGGCCTATGAGATTCTCAACAATGCCGAAAAACGGGCGGCCTATGATCGGTTCGGAGTTACCGGGGAACGGTCCGGCTTCGGGGGGGTCGGCGAGGCCGGGTTCGGATCGGTCTTCGAGGATCTGTTTGAGGGATTTTTTGGAGGATCGGCTCGACGAGCCGCCTCTCGGGGCGCAGATTTACGCTACAACCTTGAGATCAGCCTTGAGGAGGCGATCCACGGGGTAGAGAAAGAGATTACTATCCCCAGGCTGGAGCCATGCGGCGCTTGCAAGGGGAGCGGCGCCAAGCCTGGGACATCCCCGATCGCCTGTCGTTCTTGCCGCGGAAGCGGCCAAGTCCGGTACTCTCAAGGCTTTCTGACGATCAGCCAGACCTGTTCGGCTTGCCGCGGCGAGGGACGTGTCATCGAACATCGATGCCGCGACTGTCGAGGTACCGGGCGGTCCAGGTCCGAGCGATCCCTGACGGTGAAGATTCCTGCCGGTGTGGAAACAGGGATACGCTTGAAGTTGACGGGGGAGGGCGAGGCCGGTCCCCATTGGGGGGATCGGGGCGATCTGTATGTCGTCATTACCGTAAAAGAGCACTCGCTTTTCGCACGGCACGGCGACGATCTGTACTGCGAGGTTCCCGTGACGTTTGTTCAGGCAGCCTTGGGGACCGAGTTGGAGATCCCGACCTTTTTCGGGATGACAACGATCAAGATCCCATCGGGGACCCAGCCGGGTACTGAGTTTCGCATTCGCGGCAAGGGTGTGCCGCACTTGCGCGGCCATGACCAGGGAGACCTCGTAGTCAAGGTCGTCGTCGAGGTGCCCAAGCGGCTGACTGCGAAGCAGCGCGAACTGCTCGAAACGTATGCTGCCCTGGAAGATGGTAATGGGAGTCCGCTGGTCGAGAGCTTCTTTGATAAGGTCAAGAGCCTGTTCGGCTGA
- the grpE gene encoding Protein GrpE has product MNQESEEAKASTRDDVQESPVGPTAELESIINTLQADLKERTAERDSLNDRLLRLHAEFENYKKRAARDRSEFVRFANEGLVLELLPVVDSLEHAVATARCGGEARGVAEGVDIILRLFQTTLEKAGVKPIEALGHEFDPNFHQAVAQVESTDGRDNIAVEEVRKGYLLEGRLLRPAMVKVSQAKVLSSEFKVQGTEEDQCETRNPRPETSAP; this is encoded by the coding sequence ATGAATCAGGAAAGTGAAGAAGCCAAAGCGTCGACACGCGACGACGTCCAAGAGAGCCCTGTCGGTCCTACGGCCGAGTTGGAGTCGATAATCAATACGCTGCAGGCCGATCTGAAGGAGCGGACTGCCGAGAGGGACTCGCTCAACGACCGCCTGCTTCGCCTCCACGCGGAGTTTGAGAATTACAAGAAGCGTGCAGCCCGCGATCGGAGCGAGTTTGTGAGGTTTGCCAACGAGGGCCTGGTCCTGGAGTTGCTGCCCGTCGTAGACAGTCTGGAGCATGCAGTCGCCACGGCCCGCTGCGGAGGAGAGGCCCGTGGTGTTGCGGAGGGCGTCGATATCATTCTGCGGCTGTTTCAGACTACTCTGGAAAAGGCGGGGGTCAAGCCTATCGAGGCGTTAGGGCATGAGTTTGATCCGAACTTCCATCAGGCGGTGGCTCAGGTAGAGTCGACCGATGGCCGGGACAATATTGCGGTTGAGGAGGTCCGAAAAGGATACCTCCTGGAGGGACGTTTGCTGCGGCCGGCCATGGTCAAGGTGTCGCAAGCCAAGGTTCTGAGTTCTGAGTTCAAGGTTCAAGGTACAGAAGAAGATCAATGTGAAACCCGAAACCCGAGACCCGAAACATCCGCGCCATGA
- a CDS encoding Heat-inducible transcription repressor yields MRTHELTPRERQILKVIIHDYITSGEPVGSRSIARRHLGHLSPATIRNVMADLEEVGYLSQPHASAGRIPTDSGYRFYVDSLMQRPRLSRVEESRIEQGIRPSLGQAEELVQGVSRILSDLSRYASVVLAPKFAQNTWRRINFVHLNRERILVVLMADSGLVQQKVIAIDEVIEQPELDRISNYLNSVLGGVTLHEVRNRIIARMAEERDEFNRLMQRALELSNKTLEGEEEHVYIGGAANIAHRPEFADINTMKHIFAAFEEKSRLVKMLDQCLTHEGLRVIIGRESEIREMRELSLIASPYKSGDHVVGVLGIVGPKRIAYDRMVALVDCTARLVSKLLSEADV; encoded by the coding sequence ATGCGGACACATGAACTGACTCCACGAGAGCGTCAGATCCTGAAGGTGATTATCCATGACTATATCACCTCCGGGGAGCCTGTGGGGTCTAGAAGTATTGCCAGACGACACTTGGGCCACCTCAGTCCGGCCACCATCCGCAATGTGATGGCCGACCTGGAGGAGGTGGGCTATCTCTCTCAGCCGCATGCGTCAGCCGGCAGAATTCCGACCGATTCCGGGTACCGTTTCTATGTAGACAGTCTCATGCAGCGGCCCAGATTATCACGGGTAGAGGAAAGTCGGATCGAGCAAGGGATCCGCCCCAGCCTGGGCCAGGCCGAGGAGTTGGTGCAGGGGGTCAGCCGAATCCTTTCTGATCTGTCGCGATATGCATCCGTGGTGCTTGCGCCGAAGTTTGCACAGAATACGTGGCGGCGCATAAACTTTGTCCACCTTAACCGTGAGCGGATACTGGTGGTCCTCATGGCCGATTCCGGGCTCGTCCAGCAGAAGGTGATTGCCATCGATGAGGTGATCGAGCAGCCGGAGCTGGATCGGATCTCCAACTACCTGAACAGTGTATTGGGCGGGGTGACACTTCACGAGGTCAGAAATCGGATCATTGCGCGAATGGCTGAGGAGCGCGACGAGTTCAACCGTCTGATGCAGCGCGCGCTGGAGCTCAGCAATAAGACGCTTGAGGGCGAGGAAGAGCACGTCTATATCGGGGGAGCGGCCAACATCGCGCATCGGCCGGAGTTCGCCGACATCAACACGATGAAGCATATCTTCGCGGCCTTCGAGGAAAAGTCAAGGCTGGTGAAGATGCTCGATCAATGCCTGACTCACGAGGGGTTACGGGTGATCATCGGTCGTGAGAGCGAGATCAGAGAGATGCGGGAGCTGAGTCTGATTGCGTCGCCGTATAAGAGCGGGGATCATGTCGTCGGCGTGCTCGGGATTGTAGGACCGAAACGGATCGCCTATGATCGCATGGTAGCCCTTGTCGATTGCACGGCCCGGCTTGTCAGCAAACTCCTGTCAGAGGCGGATGTGTAG
- a CDS encoding Coproporphyrinogen dehydrogenase, producing the protein MKPNLEPRTLNLEPFGLYIHIPYCLSRCHYCDFNSYRIDSVQVGQYLEALGQEIACCVTPEAIRHRRVCSVFFGGGTPSILNASQLIGVLDQCRSVFTFETGAEVTLEANPGTVDIPKLLALREGGVTRLSLGVQAVQDRLLQRIGRAHTVHEAQRAFWMAREAGFSNINLDLMFGLPGQSTDDWSKTLDWAIDAGPEHISAYGLILEEGTPLYKEHRQGEIGLPDEETEAAMYRMAIDRLRDAGLEHYEISNFARQGFQCRHNLVYWQHQEYLGIGAGAHSFLAGRRFCNELLPARYVSAIAERGTAIASREDLSAEMLRSERLMLGLRLRGGLNVQTFKDLLGIEDLAVSDRVTRLLDDGFLRLQEGRVQITEHGLLVANELIVQLL; encoded by the coding sequence ATGAAGCCCAACTTAGAACCTAGAACCTTGAACCTTGAACCCTTTGGTCTATACATCCATATCCCCTATTGTCTGTCACGGTGTCACTACTGCGACTTTAACAGCTATCGCATCGATTCTGTTCAAGTGGGGCAGTATCTGGAGGCGCTGGGGCAAGAGATTGCGTGCTGCGTCACCCCAGAAGCGATCCGACACCGGCGTGTCTGTTCTGTCTTCTTTGGCGGCGGGACGCCCTCAATACTGAACGCGTCGCAACTCATTGGTGTTCTCGATCAGTGTCGGTCGGTCTTCACATTTGAGACCGGCGCAGAGGTCACCCTCGAAGCCAACCCTGGGACGGTAGATATTCCGAAGCTTCTTGCGCTGCGGGAGGGCGGGGTGACCCGTCTGAGTCTGGGGGTTCAAGCTGTTCAGGACCGACTCCTCCAACGGATCGGCCGCGCTCATACTGTCCACGAGGCCCAGCGGGCCTTCTGGATGGCCCGTGAGGCCGGCTTCAGCAACATCAATCTGGATCTGATGTTTGGCCTGCCCGGTCAGAGTACGGACGATTGGTCGAAGACCCTTGACTGGGCCATTGATGCAGGACCTGAACACATCTCTGCCTATGGGCTGATCCTCGAAGAGGGAACGCCTCTCTATAAGGAGCATCGTCAAGGTGAGATTGGGCTTCCCGACGAAGAGACAGAGGCAGCGATGTACCGGATGGCTATAGACCGGTTGCGTGACGCGGGCTTGGAGCATTACGAAATCTCAAACTTTGCGCGCCAAGGTTTCCAATGTCGACACAATCTGGTCTACTGGCAACACCAGGAATACCTTGGTATTGGAGCGGGAGCTCACTCATTTCTTGCGGGACGCCGGTTTTGTAATGAGCTACTGCCGGCACGCTACGTATCCGCTATTGCCGAGCGTGGGACGGCCATCGCCAGCAGAGAAGATCTTTCCGCTGAGATGCTGCGATCCGAGCGTCTGATGTTGGGGCTTCGGCTTCGAGGCGGACTCAATGTGCAGACATTCAAGGATCTACTTGGCATCGAAGATCTTGCTGTGTCGGATCGGGTGACCCGTCTGCTGGATGATGGCTTCCTCCGTCTGCAGGAGGGGAGGGTGCAGATCACCGAGCATGGGCTTCTCGTGGCCAATGAACTGATTGTCCAGCTTCTCTGA
- a CDS encoding signal peptidase I has translation MTRPMMNETMKESQERASRPGSKPDKSVLRQYAEAIVIAILLALVVRTFVVQAFKIPSGSMLQTLQVGDHILVNKFVYWFTNPQQGDIIVFKYPQDEGRDFIKRIVGLPGEKVEVRAKQVYINDTPLTEPYAIHLDPVTLENPGSSRDDFGPVIAAPGQLFMMGDNRDYSMDSRFWGFLDMKKIRGKAFIIYWSWDSERFRPRWERIGMLVR, from the coding sequence ATGACGCGACCGATGATGAATGAGACGATGAAGGAGAGTCAGGAGCGGGCCTCGCGACCCGGCTCAAAGCCTGACAAGTCGGTTCTCCGCCAGTATGCCGAGGCTATCGTTATTGCGATTCTCCTGGCGCTGGTGGTCAGAACCTTTGTGGTTCAGGCCTTTAAAATCCCCTCCGGGTCGATGCTTCAGACGCTGCAGGTCGGCGATCACATTCTGGTGAACAAATTTGTGTATTGGTTTACGAACCCCCAACAAGGCGATATTATCGTCTTCAAGTACCCCCAGGATGAGGGACGAGACTTTATTAAGCGGATAGTCGGCCTTCCGGGGGAGAAGGTGGAGGTTCGGGCGAAACAGGTCTACATCAACGACACGCCTCTGACGGAGCCGTACGCAATTCACCTGGATCCTGTCACGCTCGAGAACCCGGGTTCGTCCCGGGACGATTTCGGCCCGGTCATCGCTGCGCCGGGTCAACTCTTCATGATGGGCGACAACCGGGATTATAGTATGGACAGCAGGTTCTGGGGTTTTCTTGATATGAAAAAGATCAGGGGGAAAGCCTTCATCATCTACTGGTCGTGGGACAGCGAGCGCTTCAGACCCCGCTGGGAGCGAATTGGAATGTTAGTGCGATGA